One genomic segment of Linepithema humile isolate Giens D197 chromosome 5, Lhum_UNIL_v1.0, whole genome shotgun sequence includes these proteins:
- the nw gene encoding C-type lectin 37Da isoform X2: MKIVLLLFVVAAFASGQRITTIQLDGIQYFVSRMNPYSPELNYFLAYQYCRSLGLQLASFETKEKADTMTQYLKNAGYTKYDFWTSGNKLGTDMFLWMSTGLPFNVTFDYMLKRPGNRPADVPPGTEPQRVARESGDSGSADGCVAMVAPTLAWEAQDCTIVKDFICEQTRCYYYNYGSIPVSATQG; the protein is encoded by the exons ATGAAGATCGTCCTGTTGCTCTTCGTCGTCGCGGCCTTCGCCTCAG gcCAGAGAATCACAACGATCCAGCTGGATGGCATACAGTACTTCGTATCGCGAATGAATCCCTACAGTCCGGAATTAAACTACTTCCTGGCGTATCAGTATTGCCGTTCGCTGGGCCTCCAACTCGCGTCTTTCGAAACGAAAGAGAAGGCCGACACGATGACGCAATATCTGAAGAACGCCGGTTACACAAAATACGATTTCTGGACCTCCGGCAACAAGCTAGGCACCGACATGTTTTTGTGGATGAGCACGGGACTGCCGTTTAACGTCACCTTCGACTACATGCTGAAGCGACCTGGCAACAGACCCGCCGACGTGCCGCCTGGCACTGAACCCCAAAGAGTTGCACGCGAAAG CGGCGACAGCGGCAGCGCGGACGGATGCGTCGCGATGGTGGCACCTACGTTAGCCTGGGAGGCGCAGGACTGCACCATCGTGAAAGACTTTATCTGCGAGCAAACAAGATGCTACTACTACAACTACGGCAGTATTCCCGTCTCCGCGACTCAGGGGTAA
- the nw gene encoding uncharacterized protein nw isoform X1, translated as MKIVLLLFVVAAFASGQRITTIQLDGIQYFVSRMNPYSPELNYFLAYQYCRSLGLQLASFETKEKADTMTQYLKNAGYTKYDFWTSGNKLGTDMFLWMSTGLPFNVTFDYMLKRPGNRPADVPPGTEPQRVARESGDSGSADGCVAMVAPTLAWEAQDCTIVKDFICEQTRCYYYNYGSIPVSATQGNHRPYITTTSAPASDDQASDRETDSTNIDDHPDIDARTNEQATLPEADADADAPADEKLSEDPVVSRLITTAAPAPGNQQQHTTAQFDDERESERSAVGDLDDTRPEHIPDLASLFTEHAAAAAASQARKDSVFDGLETREILRPSASRPVVSSSSSSEMRMEHRESADYSDLAAETELPNNGLEDAHTIGPYDSVQDYVNDQPADIASAADSAMMKDQDDDSSTILPEAEPAYRYNIKVRTNGKVLDPPSK; from the exons ATGAAGATCGTCCTGTTGCTCTTCGTCGTCGCGGCCTTCGCCTCAG gcCAGAGAATCACAACGATCCAGCTGGATGGCATACAGTACTTCGTATCGCGAATGAATCCCTACAGTCCGGAATTAAACTACTTCCTGGCGTATCAGTATTGCCGTTCGCTGGGCCTCCAACTCGCGTCTTTCGAAACGAAAGAGAAGGCCGACACGATGACGCAATATCTGAAGAACGCCGGTTACACAAAATACGATTTCTGGACCTCCGGCAACAAGCTAGGCACCGACATGTTTTTGTGGATGAGCACGGGACTGCCGTTTAACGTCACCTTCGACTACATGCTGAAGCGACCTGGCAACAGACCCGCCGACGTGCCGCCTGGCACTGAACCCCAAAGAGTTGCACGCGAAAG CGGCGACAGCGGCAGCGCGGACGGATGCGTCGCGATGGTGGCACCTACGTTAGCCTGGGAGGCGCAGGACTGCACCATCGTGAAAGACTTTATCTGCGAGCAAACAAGATGCTACTACTACAACTACGGCAGTATTCCCGTCTCCGCGACTCAGGG AAATCACAGGCCCTACATCACGACCACCTCGGCGCCAGCCAGCGACGACCAAGCGAGCGATCGCGAAACCGACAGCACCAACATCGACGATCATCCGGACATCGACGCCCGCACGAACGAGCAGGCGACATTACCGGAAGCGGACGCGGACGCGGACGCGCCCGCGGACGAAAAGTTATCAGAGGACCCGGTCGTCAGCAGGCTGATCACCACGGCCGCTCCCGCACCTGGCAATCAGCAGCAACATACGACGGCGCAGTTCGACGATGAACGCGAGAGCGAGCGCTCCGCCGTCGGCGACCTGGACGACACCAGACCGGAACACATTCCGGACCTGGCGAGTCTCTTCACCGAACACGCCGCCGCCGCAGCAGCGTCTCAAGCGCGCAAGGACAGCGTCTTCGACGGTCTCGAGACCCGCGAGATCCTGCGGCCGTCGGCGTCCCGTCCCGTcgtctcctcctcctcctcgtcgGAGATGAGGATGGAGCATCGCGAGTCAGCCGATTACAGCGATCTGGCCGCGGAGACCGAGCTACCGAACAACGGCCTCGAGGACGCCCACACGATCGGGCCGTACGACAGCGTGCAGGACTACGTGAACGATCAGCCGGCGGATATCGCGTCGGCGGCGGACTCGGCGATGATGAAGGACCAGGACGACGATAGTAGCACGATCCTGCCAGAGGCGGAACCGGCCTACAGGTACAACATCAAAGTGCGCACCAACGGCAAAGTATTAGACCCTCCGTCCAAGTAA